Proteins encoded within one genomic window of Pedobacter africanus:
- a CDS encoding YjjG family noncanonical pyrimidine nucleotidase codes for MIKHIFFDLDHTIWDFDRNAQETLKELYELYQLEKAGLRSCEEFIATYTENNHQLWAEYHVGRISKEQLRSQRFNKTFRQLGVKPDQIPTQFEEDYVRISPTKTNLFRGSEEVLGYLYKKYTLHIISNGFKETTLTKMNVSGLNPYFRNVIISEDVGVNKPHKAIFEYALNKAQAQKHESIMIGDSLEADIRGAQDFGMKAIYFNPLNKDKPGDVEWQINNLEELLHHF; via the coding sequence ATGATCAAGCATATTTTTTTTGATTTAGACCATACCATCTGGGATTTCGACCGCAATGCCCAGGAAACACTAAAGGAACTTTATGAACTGTACCAGCTCGAAAAAGCTGGCCTCCGTTCCTGCGAGGAGTTTATTGCTACCTACACCGAAAATAACCACCAGCTGTGGGCAGAATACCACGTAGGCAGGATCAGTAAGGAACAGTTGCGGTCACAAAGGTTCAACAAAACCTTCAGGCAGCTTGGGGTAAAACCCGATCAGATCCCTACGCAGTTCGAGGAAGACTATGTACGCATCAGCCCCACCAAAACCAATCTCTTCAGGGGCTCTGAAGAAGTACTGGGCTATCTTTACAAAAAATATACACTGCATATCATTTCCAACGGCTTTAAGGAAACCACACTTACCAAAATGAATGTTTCCGGCTTAAACCCATACTTCCGCAATGTCATCATCTCTGAAGATGTAGGCGTAAACAAACCTCATAAAGCCATTTTTGAATATGCCCTTAACAAAGCACAGGCCCAGAAGCACGAGAGCATCATGATTGGTGACAGCCTGGAGGCCGACATCAGAGGGGCGCAGGACTTTGGCATGAAAGCCATTTATTTCAATCCGCTGAACAAGGATAAGCCAGGCGATGTGGAATGGCAAATCAATAACCTGGAAGAACTGCTCCATCATTTTTAA
- the upp gene encoding uracil phosphoribosyltransferase translates to MIFELSKINSIANVFVAEIRDENIQKDSMRFRYNMERIGEFFAMEISRTFAYTKTETQTPLGIAQTVKLTEQPVLATIIRAGIPLHKGMLNIFDRAESAFLAAFRKVHKSGSFEIALEYVSTPDLSNRIVIMADPMLATGMSMVLCCKELMRSYPIKELHIVSAIASAEGIRHVRANLPKAKLWIGAIDEEMTSKSYIVPGLGDAGDLAYGPKV, encoded by the coding sequence ATGATATTTGAGCTCAGTAAAATCAATTCCATTGCAAATGTTTTTGTCGCTGAGATCAGGGACGAAAACATTCAGAAAGATTCCATGCGCTTCCGTTACAACATGGAACGCATCGGAGAATTTTTTGCAATGGAAATCAGCCGTACCTTTGCTTATACCAAAACAGAAACACAAACCCCACTGGGCATTGCACAAACGGTTAAACTGACAGAGCAGCCGGTACTCGCTACCATCATCCGCGCGGGGATTCCCTTGCACAAAGGCATGCTCAATATTTTCGACAGGGCGGAATCCGCATTTCTGGCGGCCTTCAGAAAAGTGCACAAGAGCGGTAGCTTTGAAATCGCACTCGAATATGTTTCCACACCAGACCTAAGTAACAGGATCGTAATCATGGCCGACCCCATGCTGGCTACCGGCATGAGTATGGTGCTTTGCTGTAAAGAACTGATGCGCAGTTATCCGATCAAAGAATTGCATATCGTATCGGCCATCGCCAGCGCTGAAGGCATCAGGCATGTAAGGGCAAACCTGCCCAAAGCAAAATTATGGATAGGGGCTATTGATGAAGAAATGACGAGTAAATCGTACATTGTGCCCGGATTGGGAGATGCCGGCGACCTGGCCTATGGGCCAAAAGTCTAG